In Poecilia reticulata strain Guanapo linkage group LG17, Guppy_female_1.0+MT, whole genome shotgun sequence, the following proteins share a genomic window:
- the aknad1 gene encoding uncharacterized protein aknad1, with protein sequence MEGDSEDEDVQEEDKPTVLWERHIQQSILVELSEDESIHLSDLESSLALHVSRAESAASEASIHLSGSAELSALEESSSESSVDSSNSVNAVENKNKSITLHLSAQRPNTTRXEPPSKPGIADPGQDTSDEDQEDLPYDEDLRSSHLNQTSSSSGNSDGGETVHGSPDSPGLLEKDKNTNTKPAESLNATNQIEVALPTDITHVLLRHFSQEELLGPERLIEAETLPEVSLLESVDDSVFSVAATTSTPENYCCKTENTLEMSHKGSKNESLEEKTERKTDNFASAATEENVSSSGSVNQNRGDDSANETEQNKTREDDWNQRVPLIRTRSFCEMKYGQGQVHYPLPDFSKVAPKVKIPKTPSGPVRPVPPKPNTIHRAQSSPGMLEVISRVLEDSIPLSEMPYVFEDSKNQTPPSMAHHLTTEYDKLLTRYVDSVNLIEVTAPKPNIHPHSDEVEKQLKFGVETHPKYLVSSLPLSENLIEKESESTQRSIVKEATRVLSNQHQDNLSDGERLTAELSEIIIQFMQKVEEFKCNVTNMAVSTPEQQMILRSMMEAQDELERKYISKKDEHRALEMQNYMGLSRNTGTFDPDRLVEGDIFRIGMHLEDIKEVIDRNTYEQISPPHSSSTPTSLHEKPGSLFFHTSSPPPTPSLHEGEIAGFFTESYKEDAQKDQNNQREVEDSTEIHVDGGFNQSREIRTADPLKETAKQPISNSHGLLGSVNGLHCQTPEDEQETILTYRVTLPLWTPDSSDLNTSSECDLGYCVSLAAARSCSSHPPRDSDSRSVSQPAVNXSCLSQRISSPETDSGFGSSYLNQSVTEAFQPNVLTGSIHSKCDDLNNSDSEASCSELETTIHTVAVATNSSIQTLHCEAAAAAAVELWVKSTTKERTDHIRPAHIPEPAFRTSMNAVDKHAPLCSCSCNSEAILALQTEVSKLKKDLEQGLVQLPHLAQRMDYLTSKYRQEDSDHKYNIQTHTPASKNLGKSSSRGRSNLTSSLERIDDWISSDMERSKSKDSGGGSCSEIMSQFPDSPVGGVCSTSDKLQHTRGISGLRAKNERRVKQRPQAIKSFTSKERWSPSLQKPLLQVNYGSSCSLPASYKVREPQLLSTSCHRKHSTQSDSALLPSNVYFQQTLSPVSVPPRATSRHRGKKEEDMNRTLDQAIEVARIMKWTTDRMARKLSADLAKAQLHKKLYNTQPLEGRKHHTP encoded by the exons ATGGAGGGGGACTCTGAGGATGAGGACGTTCAGGAGGAGGACAAACCCACTGTGCTGTGGGAGAGGCACATCCAGCAGAGCATCTTAGTTGAGCTCAGTGAGGATGAAAGTATTCACCTGAGCGATCTAGAGAGCTCTTTAGCATTACACGTGTCCCGAGCAGAATCAGCTGCCTCCGAAGCAAGCATTCACCTCAGTG gaagTGCAGAGCTGTCAGCTTTAGAAGAGTCCTCCTCAGAGAGCAGTGTTGACAGCAGTAATAGTGTAAATGCTGtcgaaaacaaaaataaaagcattacgTTGCATCTGTCAGCCCAAAGACCCAACACCACTCGCGRTGAGCCACCCTCCAAACCGGGGATTGCAGACCCAGGACAAGACACCAGTGATGAGGATCAGGAAGATCTGCCTTATGAYGAGGATCTCAGAAGCTCGCACTTAAACCAAACATCTAGTTCTTCTGGAAACTCTGACGGAGGAGAAACTGTTCATGGAAGCCCAGATTCTCCTGGTCTGCTCGAGAAAGATAAGAATACCAACACTAAACCTGCGGAGTCTCTTAACGCTACCAATCAAATTGAGGTTGCTCTTCCTACAGACATTACCCATGTGTTGCTGCGACACTTCTCTCAGGAGGAGTTGCTCGGACCRGAAAGGCTGATTGAGGCAGAGACCTTGCCGGAGGTGTCTCTGCTGGAAAGCGTGGACGACTCTGTGTTTAGCGTGGCTGCAACAACCAGCACACCAGAAAATTActgctgtaaaactgaaaacactcTGGAAATGAGTCACAAAGGATCAAAGAATGAAAgtttagaagaaaaaactgaaaggaaaactGATAATTTTGCTTCAGCTGCAACTGAGGAAAATGTGTCCAGCTCAGGAAGTGTGAACCAGAACAGAGGGGATGACTCTGCAAATGAAACCGAGCAGAACAAGACAAGAGAGGATGATTGGAATCAGAGAGTCCCTCTCATTCGCACTAGATCCTTCTGTGAGATGAAGTACGGCCAGGGACAAGTTCATTACCCTCTCCCAGATTTCTCCAAGGTGGCCCCAAAAGTAAAAATCCCTAAGACTCCAAGTGGACCTGTGAGACCAGTTCCGCCAAAACCGAACACCATTCACAGAGCCCAGTCTTCTCCTGGTATGTTAGAGGTGATCAGCAGAGTCCTGGAGGACTCCATCCCACTATCAGAGATGCCCTACGTCTTCGAAGACAGTAAAAACCAGACACCACCATCAATGGCGCATCACCTGACG ACTGAATATGACAAATTACTGACCAGATATGTAGATTCAGTGAACCTTATAGAAGTAACGGCACCAAAACCAAAT ATTCATCCACACTCAGATGAAGTTGAGAAGCAGCTAAAGTTTGGTGTAGAGACTCATCCCAAATACTTGGTTTCTTCCCTTCCGCTGTCAG aaaacctTATTGAGAAAGAGAGTGAATCGACTCAGCGCTCAATAGTTAAGGAAGCAACCAGAGTTTTATCAAACCAGCATCAGGATAATCTTAGTGATGGTGAGAGATTAACTGCTGAGCTGAGCGAGATCATCATCCAGTTTATGCAGAAG GTTGAAGAATTCAAATGTAATGTTACTAATATGGCTGTAAGCACACCTGAGCAACAAATG ATACTGAGGAGCATGATGGAGGCGCAGGATGAGCTTGAAAGGAAATACATCAGTAAGAAGGACGAGCACAGAGCTCTRGAGATGCAGAACTACATGGGTCTGTCCAGAAACACTGGCACCTTTGACCCCGACAG ACTGGTAGAGGGAGACATATTCAGGATAGGGATGCACCTAGAGGACATAAAGGAGGTCATTGACAGAAACACGTATGAACAGATTTCTCCACCCCACTCGTCCTCCACTCCCACGTCGCTGCATGAGAAACCTGGTTCACTTTTCTTTCACACAAGTTCGCCTCCACCTACACCTTCCCTGCATGAG gggGAAATTGCAGGCTTTTTCACTGAGAGTTACAAAGAGGATGCACAGAAAGACCAAAATAACCAAAGAGAAGTTGAAGACTCCACAGAAATCCATGTCGATGGTGGATTTAACCAAAGCCGGGAGATCAGGACCGCTGACCCTTTAAAGGAAACCGCCAAGCAGCCCATCAGCAATTCCCA CGGCCTGCTGGGCTCAGTAAACGGACTGCACTGTCAGACACCAGAAGATGAGCAGGAGACAATTTTAACTTACCGGGTAACTCTGCCTCTGTGGACCCCTGACAG CTCTGACTTGAATACGAGCAGTGAATGTGATCTGGGTTATTGTGTGAGTCTGGCAGCGGCGCGCTCCTGTTCTTCTCATCCTCCCAGAGACTCGGACAGCCGCAGCGTCTCACAGCCCGCGGTCAACRCCTCCTGTCTGTCACAG CGGATATCTAGTCCAGAGACAGACAGTGGATTTGGAAGCTCCTATCTGAATCAGTCAGTCACTGAAGCATTTCAACCAAACGTCCTGACAGGAAG CATTCACTCCAAGTGTGACGACCTAAACAACTCAGACAGTGAAGCTTCCTGCTCCGAGCTGGAGACGACGATCCACACAGTCGCCGTGGCTACCAACTCATCCATCCAAACGCTGCactgtgaagcagcagcagctgctgcagtggaGTTGTGGGTGAAGAGCACCACCAAGGAGC GGACTGACCACATACGTCCTGCCCACATACCTGAACCGGCTTTCAGGACCTCCATGAACGCTGTAGACAAACACGCCCCTCTTTGCTCCTGTTCTTGCAACAG CGAGGCCATCCTGGCCTTGCAGACAGAGGTATCGAAGTTAAAGAAGGACCTGGAGCAGGGGCTGGTACAGCTGCCCCACTTAGCACAGAGGATGGACTACCTCACTTCAAAATACAGACAGGAGGATTCAGACCACAAATATAACATCCAAACTCACACACCAGCTTCAAAAAA TTTAGGGAAGTCgagcagcagagggaggagtAACCTCACGTCCAGTCTGGAGAGAATAGACGACTGGATTTCCTCAGACATGGAACGAAGCAAGAGCAAAG ACAGCGGTGGTGGGAGCTGCTCTGAGATAATGTCGCAATTCCCTGATTCACCTGTGGGAGGAGTTTGTTCCACATCTGATAAACTCCAGCACACAAGAG GAATCTCCGGTTTAAGAGCAAAGAATGAGCGCCGTGTGAAGCAAAGGCCACAAG CCATCAAGAGTTTTACCTCCAAGGAGAGGTGGTCTCCCTCTCTCCAGAAGCCCCTCCTTCAGGTCAACTATGGCTCCTCCTGCAGCCTGCCAGCCAG CTATAAAGTGAGAGAGCCGCAGCTGCTGTCCACATCCTGTCACAGAAAacactccactcagtcagactCTGCACTTCTGCCCAGCAACGTGTATTTTCAGCAGACTCTGTCTCCAGTCTCTGTTCCTCCCAGGGCGACCAGCAGACACAGGGGCAAAAAG GAGGAAGACATGAACAGGACTTTGGACCAGGCCATTGAAGTTGCTCGCATCATGAAATGGACCACAGATCGTATGGCCAGGAAGCTGTCTGCCGACTTAGCCAAGGCACAGCTGCACAAGAAACTTTACAACACGcaaccactagagggcagaaAACACCACACTCCCTAA
- the gpsm2 gene encoding G-protein-signaling modulator 2 isoform X1, with protein MDTGXSVVSMRTEEQPFHVRYRMEVSCLELALEGERLCKVGDYRAGVSFFEAAIQVGTEDLQVLSAIYSQLGNAYFHLHDYAKALEFHRHDLTLTRTIGDLLGEAKASGNLGNTLKVLGRFDEAVVCCQRHLDIARDINDKIGQARALYNFGNVYHAKGKSICWSGAEPGDFPEEVMTALKKAAEFYEANLAIVKELGDRAAQGRTYGNLGNTHYLLGNFGKAVASHEQRLLIAKEFGDRSAERRAYCNLGNAFIFLGEFEVAAEHYKRSLQLARQLKDRAVEAQACYSLGNTYTLLQDYERAIDYHLKHLIIAQDLNDRIGEGRACWSLGNAHTALGNHDQAMHFAEKHLEICKETGDRSGELTARMNVSDLQTVLGLSYSTNNSTLSENKEIDYNLHGAKPRMSRRHSMENLELVKLTPDKMNGQKWSSDILTKQSKPSLAKSSSKLFFVSRLRGKKYKIGGSTKVLQDTSNTLDPSQTSTQAPQKRLSPEMLGDEGFFDLLSRFQSNRMDDQRCSVQDRGSRLSLNSGPDSPPRTIRKSVSESVNVAGSSGRRLEESAAAGGSLPGLRLNQSSNQAVLNHLMANADDAEPDEDFFDMLVKCQGSRLDDQRCAPPPPPVRGPTVPDEDFFSLIMRSQAKRMDEQRVTLPSAARSSSD; from the exons ATGGATACCGGCRGTTCAGTGGTTAGCATGCGAACTGAGGAGCAGCCCTTTCATGTCCGCTACAG GATGGAGGTATCCTGCCTGGAGCTGGCGTTGGAAGGGGAGCGGCTCTGTAAGGTGGGCGACTACAGAGCGGGCGTCTCCTTTTTCGAAGCCGCGATCCAGGTGGGCACAGAGGACCTGCAGGTGCTCAGCGCCATCTACAGCCAGCTGGGTAACGCCTACTTCCATCTGCACGACTACGCCAAGGCTCTGGAGTTCCACCGACACGATCTCACCCTGACGAG AACCATTGGCGATCTGCTTGGAGAAGCTAAAGCCAGCGGAAACCTCGGCAACACGTTGAAAGTGCTGGGTCGGTTCGACGAGGCTGTGGTTTGCTGTCAGAGGCACTTGGACATAGCGAGGGACATAAACGACAAG ATCGGGCAGGCGCGAGCGCTCTACAATTTTGGCAATGTGTACCACGCCAAAGGCAAAAGTATTTGTTGGAGCGGGGCTGAGCCTGGAGATTTCCCAGAAGAAGTCATGACTGCGTTGAAGAAAGCAGCCGAGTTCTACGA AGCGAACCTGGCGATAGTGAAGGAGCTCGGGGATCGGGCTGCTCAGGGTCGAACTTATGGTAACCTCGGCAACACGCACTACCTGCTGGGAAACTTTGGCAAAGCTGTGGCCTCTCATGAACAG CGTCTGCTGATAGCGAAGGAGTTTGGCGATCGATCAGCAGAACGACGGGCTTACTGTAACCTGGGAAACGCTTTCATCTTTCTGGGGGAGTTTGAAGTGGCAGCTGAGCATTACAA GAGGTCGCTGCAGCTGGCGAGGCAGCTGAAGGACCGAGCCGTGGAGGCACAGGCCTGCTACAGTCTGGGGAACACCTACACACTACTGCAGGACTATGAGAGAGCCATAGACTACCACCTGAAACACCTCATCATAGCTCAGGACCTCAACGACCG GATTGGCGAGGGTCGAGCATGCTGGAGTCTTGGCAATGCCCACACTGCACTGGGGAACCACGACCAGGCCATGCACTTTGCTGAGAAGCATCTTGAGATCTGCAAAGAG ACTGGAGACAGGAGCGGGGAGCTGACCGCTCGTATGAACGTCTCGGATCTCCAGACGGTTTTGGGTCTGAGCTACAGCACAAACAACTCCACGCTGTCGGAAAACAAGGAGATAGACTACAACCTGCATG GAGCAAAGCCCAGGATGAGCAGACGACACAGCATGGAGAACCTCGAGCTGGTGAAGCTCACACCGGACAAGATGAAT GGTCAGAAGTGGAGCAGCGACATMCTGACCAAGCAGTCCAARCCGTCGCTAGCCAAGAGCTCCTCCAAGCTGTTCTTTGTCAGCCGCCTGCGGGGGAAGAAGTACAAGATTGGGGGCTCCACCAAGGTCCTCCAGGACACCAGCAACACCCTGGACCCAAGTCAGACGTCCACACAGGCACCACAGAAA CGACTCTCTCCTGAAATGCTTGGAGATGAAGGCTTCTTTGACCTCYTGAGCCGTTTCCAGAGCAACCGCATGGACGACCAGCGCTGCTCCGTCCAGGACAGAGGCAGCAGGTTGTCGTTAAACAGCGGGCCGGATTCGCCCCCCAGAACCATCAGGAAAT cCGTTTCAGAGTCTGTGAACGTAGCGGGATCGTCTGGCAGACGGCTGGAGGAATCRGCGGCCGCCGGGGGAAGCCTGCCAGGTCTGAGACTAAATCAGAGCAGCAACCAGGCCGTGTTGAACCACCTGATGGCCAACGCTGACGACGCAGAGCCTGATGAGGATTTCTTTGACATGCTCGTCAAATGCCAG
- the gpsm2 gene encoding G-protein-signaling modulator 2 isoform X2, with protein sequence MPLRCSMCRCCCCCKARKAGRMEVSCLELALEGERLCKVGDYRAGVSFFEAAIQVGTEDLQVLSAIYSQLGNAYFHLHDYAKALEFHRHDLTLTRTIGDLLGEAKASGNLGNTLKVLGRFDEAVVCCQRHLDIARDINDKIGQARALYNFGNVYHAKGKSICWSGAEPGDFPEEVMTALKKAAEFYEANLAIVKELGDRAAQGRTYGNLGNTHYLLGNFGKAVASHEQRLLIAKEFGDRSAERRAYCNLGNAFIFLGEFEVAAEHYKRSLQLARQLKDRAVEAQACYSLGNTYTLLQDYERAIDYHLKHLIIAQDLNDRIGEGRACWSLGNAHTALGNHDQAMHFAEKHLEICKETGDRSGELTARMNVSDLQTVLGLSYSTNNSTLSENKEIDYNLHGAKPRMSRRHSMENLELVKLTPDKMNGQKWSSDILTKQSKPSLAKSSSKLFFVSRLRGKKYKIGGSTKVLQDTSNTLDPSQTSTQAPQKRLSPEMLGDEGFFDLLSRFQSNRMDDQRCSVQDRGSRLSLNSGPDSPPRTIRKSVSESVNVAGSSGRRLEESAAAGGSLPGLRLNQSSNQAVLNHLMANADDAEPDEDFFDMLVKCQGSRLDDQRCAPPPPPVRGPTVPDEDFFSLIMRSQAKRMDEQRVTLPSAARSSSD encoded by the exons ATGCCACTCAGGTGTTCCATGTGccgctgctgttgttgctgtaaGGCACGGAAAGCCGGCAG GATGGAGGTATCCTGCCTGGAGCTGGCGTTGGAAGGGGAGCGGCTCTGTAAGGTGGGCGACTACAGAGCGGGCGTCTCCTTTTTCGAAGCCGCGATCCAGGTGGGCACAGAGGACCTGCAGGTGCTCAGCGCCATCTACAGCCAGCTGGGTAACGCCTACTTCCATCTGCACGACTACGCCAAGGCTCTGGAGTTCCACCGACACGATCTCACCCTGACGAG AACCATTGGCGATCTGCTTGGAGAAGCTAAAGCCAGCGGAAACCTCGGCAACACGTTGAAAGTGCTGGGTCGGTTCGACGAGGCTGTGGTTTGCTGTCAGAGGCACTTGGACATAGCGAGGGACATAAACGACAAG ATCGGGCAGGCGCGAGCGCTCTACAATTTTGGCAATGTGTACCACGCCAAAGGCAAAAGTATTTGTTGGAGCGGGGCTGAGCCTGGAGATTTCCCAGAAGAAGTCATGACTGCGTTGAAGAAAGCAGCCGAGTTCTACGA AGCGAACCTGGCGATAGTGAAGGAGCTCGGGGATCGGGCTGCTCAGGGTCGAACTTATGGTAACCTCGGCAACACGCACTACCTGCTGGGAAACTTTGGCAAAGCTGTGGCCTCTCATGAACAG CGTCTGCTGATAGCGAAGGAGTTTGGCGATCGATCAGCAGAACGACGGGCTTACTGTAACCTGGGAAACGCTTTCATCTTTCTGGGGGAGTTTGAAGTGGCAGCTGAGCATTACAA GAGGTCGCTGCAGCTGGCGAGGCAGCTGAAGGACCGAGCCGTGGAGGCACAGGCCTGCTACAGTCTGGGGAACACCTACACACTACTGCAGGACTATGAGAGAGCCATAGACTACCACCTGAAACACCTCATCATAGCTCAGGACCTCAACGACCG GATTGGCGAGGGTCGAGCATGCTGGAGTCTTGGCAATGCCCACACTGCACTGGGGAACCACGACCAGGCCATGCACTTTGCTGAGAAGCATCTTGAGATCTGCAAAGAG ACTGGAGACAGGAGCGGGGAGCTGACCGCTCGTATGAACGTCTCGGATCTCCAGACGGTTTTGGGTCTGAGCTACAGCACAAACAACTCCACGCTGTCGGAAAACAAGGAGATAGACTACAACCTGCATG GAGCAAAGCCCAGGATGAGCAGACGACACAGCATGGAGAACCTCGAGCTGGTGAAGCTCACACCGGACAAGATGAAT GGTCAGAAGTGGAGCAGCGACATMCTGACCAAGCAGTCCAARCCGTCGCTAGCCAAGAGCTCCTCCAAGCTGTTCTTTGTCAGCCGCCTGCGGGGGAAGAAGTACAAGATTGGGGGCTCCACCAAGGTCCTCCAGGACACCAGCAACACCCTGGACCCAAGTCAGACGTCCACACAGGCACCACAGAAA CGACTCTCTCCTGAAATGCTTGGAGATGAAGGCTTCTTTGACCTCYTGAGCCGTTTCCAGAGCAACCGCATGGACGACCAGCGCTGCTCCGTCCAGGACAGAGGCAGCAGGTTGTCGTTAAACAGCGGGCCGGATTCGCCCCCCAGAACCATCAGGAAAT cCGTTTCAGAGTCTGTGAACGTAGCGGGATCGTCTGGCAGACGGCTGGAGGAATCRGCGGCCGCCGGGGGAAGCCTGCCAGGTCTGAGACTAAATCAGAGCAGCAACCAGGCCGTGTTGAACCACCTGATGGCCAACGCTGACGACGCAGAGCCTGATGAGGATTTCTTTGACATGCTCGTCAAATGCCAG
- the gpsm2 gene encoding G-protein-signaling modulator 2 isoform X3 yields the protein MEVSCLELALEGERLCKVGDYRAGVSFFEAAIQVGTEDLQVLSAIYSQLGNAYFHLHDYAKALEFHRHDLTLTRTIGDLLGEAKASGNLGNTLKVLGRFDEAVVCCQRHLDIARDINDKIGQARALYNFGNVYHAKGKSICWSGAEPGDFPEEVMTALKKAAEFYEANLAIVKELGDRAAQGRTYGNLGNTHYLLGNFGKAVASHEQRLLIAKEFGDRSAERRAYCNLGNAFIFLGEFEVAAEHYKRSLQLARQLKDRAVEAQACYSLGNTYTLLQDYERAIDYHLKHLIIAQDLNDRIGEGRACWSLGNAHTALGNHDQAMHFAEKHLEICKETGDRSGELTARMNVSDLQTVLGLSYSTNNSTLSENKEIDYNLHGAKPRMSRRHSMENLELVKLTPDKMNGQKWSSDILTKQSKPSLAKSSSKLFFVSRLRGKKYKIGGSTKVLQDTSNTLDPSQTSTQAPQKRLSPEMLGDEGFFDLLSRFQSNRMDDQRCSVQDRGSRLSLNSGPDSPPRTIRKSVSESVNVAGSSGRRLEESAAAGGSLPGLRLNQSSNQAVLNHLMANADDAEPDEDFFDMLVKCQGSRLDDQRCAPPPPPVRGPTVPDEDFFSLIMRSQAKRMDEQRVTLPSAARSSSD from the exons ATGGAGGTATCCTGCCTGGAGCTGGCGTTGGAAGGGGAGCGGCTCTGTAAGGTGGGCGACTACAGAGCGGGCGTCTCCTTTTTCGAAGCCGCGATCCAGGTGGGCACAGAGGACCTGCAGGTGCTCAGCGCCATCTACAGCCAGCTGGGTAACGCCTACTTCCATCTGCACGACTACGCCAAGGCTCTGGAGTTCCACCGACACGATCTCACCCTGACGAG AACCATTGGCGATCTGCTTGGAGAAGCTAAAGCCAGCGGAAACCTCGGCAACACGTTGAAAGTGCTGGGTCGGTTCGACGAGGCTGTGGTTTGCTGTCAGAGGCACTTGGACATAGCGAGGGACATAAACGACAAG ATCGGGCAGGCGCGAGCGCTCTACAATTTTGGCAATGTGTACCACGCCAAAGGCAAAAGTATTTGTTGGAGCGGGGCTGAGCCTGGAGATTTCCCAGAAGAAGTCATGACTGCGTTGAAGAAAGCAGCCGAGTTCTACGA AGCGAACCTGGCGATAGTGAAGGAGCTCGGGGATCGGGCTGCTCAGGGTCGAACTTATGGTAACCTCGGCAACACGCACTACCTGCTGGGAAACTTTGGCAAAGCTGTGGCCTCTCATGAACAG CGTCTGCTGATAGCGAAGGAGTTTGGCGATCGATCAGCAGAACGACGGGCTTACTGTAACCTGGGAAACGCTTTCATCTTTCTGGGGGAGTTTGAAGTGGCAGCTGAGCATTACAA GAGGTCGCTGCAGCTGGCGAGGCAGCTGAAGGACCGAGCCGTGGAGGCACAGGCCTGCTACAGTCTGGGGAACACCTACACACTACTGCAGGACTATGAGAGAGCCATAGACTACCACCTGAAACACCTCATCATAGCTCAGGACCTCAACGACCG GATTGGCGAGGGTCGAGCATGCTGGAGTCTTGGCAATGCCCACACTGCACTGGGGAACCACGACCAGGCCATGCACTTTGCTGAGAAGCATCTTGAGATCTGCAAAGAG ACTGGAGACAGGAGCGGGGAGCTGACCGCTCGTATGAACGTCTCGGATCTCCAGACGGTTTTGGGTCTGAGCTACAGCACAAACAACTCCACGCTGTCGGAAAACAAGGAGATAGACTACAACCTGCATG GAGCAAAGCCCAGGATGAGCAGACGACACAGCATGGAGAACCTCGAGCTGGTGAAGCTCACACCGGACAAGATGAAT GGTCAGAAGTGGAGCAGCGACATMCTGACCAAGCAGTCCAARCCGTCGCTAGCCAAGAGCTCCTCCAAGCTGTTCTTTGTCAGCCGCCTGCGGGGGAAGAAGTACAAGATTGGGGGCTCCACCAAGGTCCTCCAGGACACCAGCAACACCCTGGACCCAAGTCAGACGTCCACACAGGCACCACAGAAA CGACTCTCTCCTGAAATGCTTGGAGATGAAGGCTTCTTTGACCTCYTGAGCCGTTTCCAGAGCAACCGCATGGACGACCAGCGCTGCTCCGTCCAGGACAGAGGCAGCAGGTTGTCGTTAAACAGCGGGCCGGATTCGCCCCCCAGAACCATCAGGAAAT cCGTTTCAGAGTCTGTGAACGTAGCGGGATCGTCTGGCAGACGGCTGGAGGAATCRGCGGCCGCCGGGGGAAGCCTGCCAGGTCTGAGACTAAATCAGAGCAGCAACCAGGCCGTGTTGAACCACCTGATGGCCAACGCTGACGACGCAGAGCCTGATGAGGATTTCTTTGACATGCTCGTCAAATGCCAG